In Rhodanobacter denitrificans, a single window of DNA contains:
- the pilW gene encoding type IV pilus biogenesis/stability protein PilW, whose protein sequence is MRFDRVVIFSLLLPLAGCITTHTDSSSLGKSMPQTSKAEQAEDAARIHTELGQRYMTNGDLQTALEKLTKALQFDPNYAPAHTVIAVLYERINKLPEAEQHYRKAVALEPARGAPNNNLGVFLCHTGKIAEAKQYFQKAVADPFYQTPDVALTNAGVCQLRADDASGAEASFRDAIARNPKNAEALFQLANTLYLNKDAFRARAFLQRFDALGQPTAASLKLGHDIEIRLGNPEGARTYSKRLLSQFPDSEQAHTLDTTASP, encoded by the coding sequence ATGCGATTTGACCGGGTCGTGATCTTCAGCCTGCTGTTGCCGCTGGCCGGCTGCATCACCACACATACGGACAGCAGCTCGCTGGGCAAGAGCATGCCGCAGACCAGCAAGGCGGAGCAGGCCGAGGACGCCGCCCGGATCCATACCGAGCTGGGCCAGCGCTACATGACCAACGGCGACCTGCAGACCGCGCTGGAAAAGCTGACCAAGGCGCTGCAATTCGACCCCAATTACGCACCGGCGCACACCGTGATCGCGGTGCTGTACGAGCGCATCAACAAGCTGCCCGAAGCCGAGCAGCATTACCGCAAGGCCGTGGCGCTGGAACCGGCCAGGGGTGCACCGAACAACAACCTCGGCGTCTTCCTTTGCCATACCGGGAAAATCGCCGAGGCAAAGCAGTATTTCCAGAAAGCCGTCGCCGATCCGTTCTACCAGACCCCCGACGTGGCGCTGACCAACGCCGGCGTCTGCCAGTTGCGCGCCGACGACGCCAGCGGGGCCGAAGCGAGTTTTCGTGACGCCATCGCAAGAAATCCCAAGAATGCGGAGGCACTCTTCCAGCTTGCAAACACGCTTTATCTGAACAAGGATGCATTTCGCGCCAGGGCTTTCCTCCAGCGGTTCGATGCGCTGGGCCAGCCGACGGCCGCGTCGCTCAAGCTCGGCCACGACATCGAAATCCGTCTGGGCAACCCGGAAGGTGCCCGTACCTACAGCAAGCGATTGCTCAGCCAGTTCCCGGATTCGGAGCAGGCGCACACCCTAGACACCACTGCCAGCCCATGA